One Desulfobulbus oligotrophicus DNA segment encodes these proteins:
- a CDS encoding RNA-binding domain-containing protein yields MSNKSAIAQLLEQIALGEYSRQQFKRSINHPDALAAELVAFSNSGGGTLLIGVNDDGSIAGLDTAEVRRTNQMLSNTASQHMRPPISFLTENVLTEQGMVIIVTIPDGVSKPYLDHQGRIWIKQGADKRQLIAREELQRMFQRAGLVYADIVPVADTTSADLDETVFRQYLNQHYGDRNSIINLPLDAILQNLGLGDGRELNLSGLLLFGRNPQRWRPVCSIKAVTFPGTSIADTRYLDSLDIGGTLKHQYTEALAFIKRNLHRVQGEQDFNSPGILEIPEITLQELLVNALVHRDYFTSASIRILIFTDRIEIISPGHLPDSLSLDDIRHGKTNRRNPTLSEHAFRILPYRGVGSGIPRALEEWPQIELKSEVSGNQFTALIRRPAPQWQTSRDLTATTIMSPIEAERLESRLESQLESQLESRLAARLVLLIAQAEAGKQALARQLGHQSVSGELHKQIRRLLDMGLIEMTRPDKPSSRLQQYRLTEAGKQLVQKIREE; encoded by the coding sequence ATGAGCAATAAATCCGCCATCGCGCAATTGCTGGAGCAAATCGCCTTAGGAGAATACAGTCGTCAGCAGTTTAAGCGCAGCATCAACCATCCGGACGCACTGGCCGCTGAGTTGGTGGCTTTTTCCAACAGCGGAGGTGGTACCTTGCTGATTGGCGTTAATGACGATGGCAGTATCGCTGGCTTGGATACTGCCGAGGTGCGCCGTACCAACCAAATGCTGAGCAATACCGCCAGCCAGCACATGCGCCCACCTATCAGTTTTCTAACGGAAAATGTACTGACCGAGCAAGGGATGGTCATCATCGTTACCATTCCCGATGGTGTTTCCAAGCCCTATCTCGATCATCAGGGCCGTATCTGGATCAAACAGGGGGCAGACAAGCGTCAACTGATTGCCCGTGAAGAGTTACAAAGAATGTTTCAGCGTGCCGGACTGGTATACGCTGATATTGTGCCCGTGGCCGACACCACCAGTGCGGATCTGGATGAAACCGTCTTCCGACAATACTTAAACCAACACTATGGCGACCGTAACAGCATAATCAACTTGCCTCTGGACGCTATTTTGCAAAATCTGGGGTTGGGCGATGGTCGTGAGTTGAATCTATCAGGTTTGTTGTTGTTTGGTCGTAACCCTCAGCGTTGGCGCCCGGTATGCTCTATCAAAGCCGTCACCTTCCCCGGCACGAGCATCGCAGATACCCGTTATCTGGACAGTCTGGATATCGGCGGCACACTAAAGCACCAATACACCGAGGCACTGGCCTTTATCAAACGCAACCTGCACCGCGTGCAAGGCGAGCAGGATTTTAATTCGCCCGGCATTCTGGAAATACCAGAAATTACCTTGCAGGAACTGCTGGTCAACGCACTGGTACATCGTGACTATTTTACCAGTGCCTCTATTCGCATCCTGATCTTTACCGACCGTATCGAGATCATCAGCCCAGGCCACCTGCCTGACAGCTTGAGTCTTGACGATATCCGCCACGGCAAAACCAACCGACGCAACCCCACTCTGAGCGAACATGCGTTTCGTATTTTGCCCTACAGGGGAGTTGGCAGCGGCATCCCTCGTGCGCTGGAAGAGTGGCCGCAGATAGAGCTGAAAAGTGAGGTCAGTGGCAATCAATTTACAGCACTCATCCGTCGTCCCGCACCCCAATGGCAAACAAGTAGAGATCTGACCGCAACAACCATCATGTCACCAATCGAGGCCGAGCGGCTAGAGTCACGGCTAGAGTCACAGCTAGAGTCACAGCTAGAGTCACGTTTGGCTGCCAGACTGGTATTACTGATCGCGCAGGCCGAAGCAGGCAAGCAGGCATTGGCTCGACAACTTGGTCACCAGAGCGTTTCGGGCGAACTGCACAAACAAATTCGCCGTCTGCTGGATATGGGCTTGATTGAAATGACTCGGCCGGACAAACCCAGTAGCCGATTGCAGCAATACCGCCTGACAGAAGCGGGCAAGCAACTGGTGCAGAAAATCAGAGAAGAATAA